One window of Papaver somniferum cultivar HN1 chromosome 9, ASM357369v1, whole genome shotgun sequence genomic DNA carries:
- the LOC113310545 gene encoding glutamic acid-rich protein-like isoform X1 — MVVDPRRIGAKRARKSKVAARFSLYEKNEARMVALQEQLDSEKKKVAKQDKEISKLQKMERNLREYLDDVLQKLGCQPVPDYSEDESQDEGEHEVDDRFTWDDVQEDENNYAGDDDDLQEDENNYVGDDDDLQEDENNYVGDNDDLPVNGCADDNQENELSGEDE; from the coding sequence ATGGTTGTTGATCCACGTCGTATAGGGGCGAAGCGTGCTCGTAAGTCAAAAGTTGCTGCCCGTTTCAGTTTATATGAGAAAAATGAAGCACGGATGGTTGCTCTCCAAGAACAGTTGGACTCTGAAAAGAAGAAAGTTGCGAAACAAGACAAAGAAATCTCAAAGCTTCAAAAGATGGAGCGTAATCTCAGAGAGTACctggatgatgttttgcagaaGCTTGGTTGTCAACCTGTGCCAGATTATTCAGAAGATGAGTCCCAAGATGAAGGTGAACATGAAGTTGATGATCGATTTACTTGGGATGATGTGCAAGAAGACGAGAACAACTATGCTGGGGACGATGATGACTTGCAAGAAGATGAGAACAACTATGTTGGGGACGATGATGATTTGCAAGAAGATGAGAACAACTATGTTGGGGACAATGATGATTTGCCAGTAAATGGATGTGCCGATGATAATCAAGAGAATGAATTGTCTGGGGAGGATGAATAG
- the LOC113310545 gene encoding protein argonaute 1-like isoform X3, producing MHSIRFNCPTGLLCPYAAFRARFYMEPETSDSGSMASGAAGRGGGAVARGGPRAPGAGAGAAVRPLPALKENMKKAHIDQWIDFSAMEVDANILRWFIPRIRFAPYVQIKVAFRTKKEMN from the exons ATGCACTCGATCCGTTTCAATTG TCCCACTGGCCTATTATGCCCATATGCTGCGTTCCGTGCTCGTTTTTACATGGAACCTGAGACATCTGATAGTGGATCCATGGCAAGTGGTGCTGCCGGTCGTGGTGGTGGAGCTGTTGCCCGCGGTGGTCCTAGGGCTCCTGGTGCGGGTGCTGGTGCAGCTGTTAGACCCCTCCCTGCTTTGAAGGAGAATATGAAGAAG GCTCATATTGATCAATGGATTGATTTTTCTGCCATGGAGGTTGATGCTAATATCTTGCGCTGGTTTATCCCAAGAATTAGGTTTGCTCCATACGTCCAAATAAAG GTTGCCTTCAGGACAAAG AAAGAGATGAACTAG
- the LOC113310545 gene encoding uncharacterized protein LOC113310545 isoform X2 — translation MHSIRFNCPTGLLCPYAAFRARFYMEPETSDSGSMASGAAGRGGGAVARGGPRAPGAGAGAAVRPLPALKENMKKAHIDQWIDFSAMEVDANILRWFIPRIRFAPYVQIKVAFRTKVFHPNINSSGSICLDILMRQTRCWTWILSHRFGKLLMR, via the exons ATGCACTCGATCCGTTTCAATTG TCCCACTGGCCTATTATGCCCATATGCTGCGTTCCGTGCTCGTTTTTACATGGAACCTGAGACATCTGATAGTGGATCCATGGCAAGTGGTGCTGCCGGTCGTGGTGGTGGAGCTGTTGCCCGCGGTGGTCCTAGGGCTCCTGGTGCGGGTGCTGGTGCAGCTGTTAGACCCCTCCCTGCTTTGAAGGAGAATATGAAGAAG GCTCATATTGATCAATGGATTGATTTTTCTGCCATGGAGGTTGATGCTAATATCTTGCGCTGGTTTATCCCAAGAATTAGGTTTGCTCCATACGTCCAAATAAAG GTTGCCTTCAGGACAAAGGTATTCCACCCTAATATTAACAGCAGTGGGAGCATCTGTCTTGATATCTTGATGAGGCAGACAAGATGTTGGACATGGATTCTGAGCCACAGATTCGGAAAATTGTTAATGAGATAG
- the LOC113313107 gene encoding receptor kinase-like protein Xa21: MALLAFKNELTDQNPLGILSSWNDKNNSLHFCEWRGIRCSRRHPSRVTGINLRSQGLEGSISPYIGNLSFLQDLFLGNNSLTGKIPHEIGHLFRLKQLDLSHNSLEGKIPNNISHWSTNLIHLAVFNNKLAGRIPNEFGNLSKLKIMLLGNNSLSGEIPNSLGNLSSSFTALDLSYNNLEGRIPNTLSQLTSLKYLDLTSNRLSGTVPSSVYNISSLTSLSFMFNQLHGTIPYDIGFTLPNLIDFSIGRNNFTGPIPGSFSNMSRLERLQLQVNNLVGSVPYNLGKLKNLIVLQIGKNNLGNGQADDLNFLSSLVNCTSLSRLIGGVNNFGGVLPSSIANLTENLFYLDFRNNQLHGSIPPSIQNLVGLTTLILSSNQFKESVPPSIGHLQNLGFLDLEDNKLFGSIPSSFGNLTRLIKLSLGINNLTGFLPLSLGNCKSLQVLDLQSNKLSGSIPKQIFQLPSLSLILSLASNSFTGALPMEVGNLKNLGVLDLSRNKLSGEIPSTIGECSSLRYLNLEINFFQGNIPQSFTLLKGLDELSLSANNLSGTIPKGFENLTLSKLDLSYNNLEGAVPKDGVFKFKNRSVFLIEGNSKLCGGIPDLKLPDCPIPINPNMERKQKKSMPIKVIIIVVVIAALFLTLIVLFLILYRRKKSKSILPSTPLDVDNRLKVVSYSELLKATNGFNDSTNLLGVGSFGSVYKGIFLQQEESKPVAVKVLHLQQRGATKSFLAECDALRKVRHRNLLKIITCCSSTDFQGNPFKALVFEFMANGSLENWLHPNIGATNNNDQQQLRNLNLERRLCIAVDVASALNYLHHDSQSPIVHCDVKPSNVLLDDDFTAHVGDFGLAKFLSNGSSYSRPLNGQRSASSIAIKGSIGYICPEYGMAGQVSTQSDVYSFGILLLEMFTGKTPTDDIFTDGLNIHNFCKMHELPERVEEIIDLRLLLELREDLNCAENSNHNMLRNERRNITRDAMIHILASIIQIGVKCSSELPSDRKNMNEVNVDVQAVKDQFLRVEM, translated from the exons ATGGCGTTACTTGCTTTCAAGAATGAATTAACTGACCAGAATCCACTCGGAATTTTGAGTTCCTGGAACGACAAGAATAATTCTCTTCATTTCTGCGAGTGGAGAGGTATTAGATGCAGCCGTCGTCATCCTAGTAGAGTCACTGGGATTAATCTTAGATCACAAGGATTGGAAGGTTCCATATCGCCTTATATCGGAAACCTTAGCTTTCTTCAAGATCTTTTCCTCGGCAACAACAGTTTAACAGGCAAAATTCCACACGAAATTGGTCATCTTTTCCGATTGAAACAATTGGATCTTTCGCACAACTCCTTGGAAGGAAAAATTCCAAACAATATTTCTCATTGGTCGACCAATCTCATACACCTTGCTGTTTTTAATAACAAACTTGCGGGAAGAATTCCAAATGAATTTGGCAACTTGTCTAAACTCAAAATCATGTTGCTTGGTAATAATAGTCTTTCAGGAGAGATCCCAAATTCACTGGGTAACCTTTCATCATCTTTTACTGCTCTTGATCTTAGTTATAACAATTTGGAGGGAAGAATCCCAAACACTCTAAGCCAACTAACAAGCTTAAAATATCTGGATTTGACTTCAAATAGATTATCAGGTACTGTCCCTTCTTCAGTCTATAATATTTCATCACTGACATCTCTTTCATTTATGTTCAATCAACTCCATGGGACTATTCCTTATGATATTGGTTTCACACTTCCAAATCTCATTGATTTTTCGATAGGTCGTAACAATTTCACTGGACCTATTCCAGGTTCATTTTCCAATATGTCTAGACTCGAGAGATTACAATTACAAGTAAATAATTTAGTTGGATCAGTCCCTTATAATCTTGGTAAGTTAAAAAATCTTATAGTGTTGCAAATTGGGAAAAATAATCTCGGAAATGGACAAGCTGATGATCTAAACTTCCTCAGTTCTCTAGTCAATTGTACCAGTTTGAGTCGGTTAATTGGAGGAGTCAATAATTTTGGGGGGGTGTTGCCTAGCTCTATAGCCAATCTCACAGAAAatcttttttatctagatttCAGAAATAATCAGCTACATGGAAGTATTCCTCCAAGTatccaaaaccttgtaggtttAACGACACTCATTTTAAGTTCAAACCAATTCAAAGAAAGTGTTCCTCCAAGTATTGGGCACCTTCAAAATTTGGGTTTCTTAGATTTGGAAGATAACAAACTCTTTGGTTCCATCCCTTCTTCTTTTGGGAACTTAACCCGATTGATCAAACTATCTCTCGGCATTAATAACTTAACAGGTTTCCTTCCATTGAGTCTCGGCAACTGTAAATCTTTGCAGGTCTTGGACTTACAAAGTAACAAACTAAGTGGTAGTATACCCAAACAGATTTTCCAACTTCCCTCTCTATCATTGATTCTAAGCTTAGCTAGTAACTCATTTACTGGTGCACTTCCCATGGAAGTTGGTAACTTAAAAAACCTCGGGGTGTTGGATCTGTCTAGAAACAAATTATCTGGTGAAATTCCAAGTACCATAGGCGAGTGTTCAAGCTTAAGATATCTAAATTTGGAGATTAACTTCTTCCAAGGAAACATTCCTCAATCTTTTACTTTGTTGAAAGGTCTTGATGAATTGAGTCTTTCCGCCAATAACTTGTCTGGTACAATACCAAAAGGGTTTGAAAATTTGACGCTCAGTAAGTTAGATTTATCATATAATAATCTGGAGGGAGCGGTACCAAAAGATGGGGTGTTTAAGTTTAAAAACAGAAGTGTGTTTTTAATTGAAGGTAATAGTAAGCTTTGTGGTGGTATACCTGACTTGAAGTTGCCGGATTGCCCCATCCCTATAAACCCCAATATGGAGCGGAAACAGAAGAAATCAATGCCGATCAAAGTCATAATTATCGTCGTAGTTATTGCAGctttgtttttaactttgatcGTGCTCTTCCTCATTCTTTACcggagaaaaaaatcaaaatccatatTACCTTCAACGCCTTTGGACGTGGATAATCGGCTCAAGGTAGTTTCTTACAGTGAGCTTCTTAAAGCTACCAATGGATTTAATGATTCTACCAACTTGCTTGGTGTCGGAAGTTTTGGTTCTGTATATAAGGGTATTTTTCTTCAACAAGAGGAATCCAAACCAGTTGCAGTTAAGGTTTTACATCTTCAGCAAAGAGGTGCAACCAAGAGTTTCTTGGCTGAATGCGATGCCCTCCGGAAAGTTAGACACAGAAACTTACTAAAGATCATAACTTGTTGCTCAAGTACTGACTTTCAAGGTAATCCATTTAAAGCTCTAGTTTTTGAGTTCATGGCCAACGGGAGTTTAGAGAATTGGTTGCACCCGAATATAGGTGCCACAAATAATAACGATCAGCAGCAGTTGAGGAATTTAAACCTGGAAAGAAGATTATGCATTGCGGTTGATGTTGCTTCTGCATTAAATTATCTTCACCATGATTCTCAATCACCCATTGTGCATTGTGATGTGAAGCCAAGTAATGTCCTTCTTGATGATGATTTTACTGCACATGTGGGTGACTTTGGCTTGGCTAAATTCCTGTCTAACGGCTCCAGTTATTCTCGTCCGTTGAATGGTCAGCGGAGCGCATCCTCAATTGCAATAAAGGGCTCCATAGGCTATATCTGTCCTG AATATGGAATGGCTGGCCAAGTTTCTACACAAAGTGATGTTTATAGTTTTGGGATCCTTCTGCTAGAGATGTTTACAGGAAAGACACCTACTGATGACATCTTTACAGATGGTCTAAACATTCATAACTTCTGTAAGATGCACGAGTTGCCAGAACGTGTGGAAGAAATTATTGATTTGCGTTTGCTCTTGGAATTAAGAGAAGATCTTAATTGTGCTGAAAATAGCAACCACAATATGTTGAGGAACGAAAGAAGAAACATAACAAGAGATGCGATGATACATATCTTGGCTTCCATAATTCAAATTGGAGTTAAATGTTCTTCAGAGTTACCTTCGGATAGAAAGAACATGAATGAGGTTAATGTGGACGTACAAGCGGTAAAAGATCAATTTCTTCGTGTTGAAATGTAA